A section of the Stenotrophomonas sp. 364 genome encodes:
- the gspD gene encoding type II secretion system secretin GspD: protein MTLRLFSPRLFSLSLLASVLVGCATVPAPEVRRNAVLGSHQVVAGDGSRDGVNAEPLEATGAPQPVIRRGTGTMINRSAAAAAAPSLSQAGNGTATFNFEGESVHAVVKAILGDMLGQNYVIAPGVQGTVTLATPKPVSSAQALNLLEMVLGWNNARMVYSGGRYNIVAADQALAGTVAPSTAPAASARGFEVRVIPLQYISATEMKKVLEPYARPNAIVNVDSGRNVITLGGTRAELENYLRTVEIFDVDWLSGMSVGVFPIQTGKAEQVAADLEKVFGEESKTPSAGMFRFLPLENANAVLVITPQARYLDQIQQWLERIDTAGGSARLFSYELRYVKAKDLAERLAEAFANENSRGGRGSSGSLAPGATQMDLGGRDSTSNTTALNTGSGSGSGRGGLGEGTMSLPQRQSGNASFSLEVQGDTVGISAVEETNTLLVRSTPQAWRSIREVIEKLDVMPMQVHIEAQVAEVSLTGDLSYGVNWFFEQAVATGKTESGIDLPSALGRSIWGSISGAVGDGGVGWTFLGKNAAAVVTALDKVSNLRLLQTPSLFVRNNAEATLNVGTQIPINSVSVNTGTGGDNTYSQVQYLDTGVILKVRPRITRDGVVFLDIVQEVSSAGAIPAGCDPTKTTCNPPINTRKISTEAAVQSGDTIMLAGLITNSDEDGSNGVPGLSKIPVLGALFGRKTQNTGRSEVIVLLTPTIVRNAQESRNLTDEYSNRFRAMEPFPNHQKPNN from the coding sequence ATGACACTGCGCCTTTTCTCACCGCGTCTCTTCTCCCTGTCCCTGCTTGCCAGCGTGCTGGTCGGCTGCGCCACGGTGCCCGCACCGGAAGTGCGCCGCAACGCCGTGCTCGGCAGCCACCAGGTGGTCGCCGGTGACGGGTCCCGCGACGGCGTGAATGCCGAACCGCTGGAAGCAACCGGCGCACCGCAGCCGGTGATCCGCCGTGGCACCGGCACCATGATCAACCGCAGCGCGGCCGCCGCGGCGGCACCGTCGTTGTCGCAGGCCGGCAACGGCACCGCCACCTTCAACTTCGAAGGCGAATCGGTGCACGCGGTGGTCAAGGCGATCCTGGGCGACATGCTCGGCCAGAACTACGTCATCGCCCCGGGCGTGCAGGGCACCGTTACCCTGGCCACGCCCAAGCCGGTGTCCTCGGCGCAGGCGCTGAACCTGCTGGAGATGGTGCTGGGCTGGAACAATGCCCGCATGGTCTACAGCGGGGGCCGCTACAACATCGTGGCGGCCGACCAGGCGCTGGCCGGCACCGTCGCACCCAGCACCGCCCCGGCGGCCAGTGCGCGCGGCTTCGAGGTGCGGGTGATCCCGCTGCAGTACATCTCGGCCACCGAAATGAAGAAGGTGCTCGAGCCGTACGCGCGCCCCAATGCCATCGTCAACGTCGACAGCGGCCGCAACGTCATCACCCTGGGCGGAACGCGGGCCGAGCTGGAAAACTACCTGCGCACGGTGGAAATCTTCGACGTCGACTGGCTGTCGGGCATGTCGGTGGGCGTGTTCCCGATCCAGACAGGCAAGGCCGAACAGGTCGCCGCCGACCTGGAGAAGGTCTTCGGCGAGGAAAGCAAGACGCCGAGCGCCGGCATGTTCCGCTTCCTGCCGCTGGAGAATGCCAATGCCGTGCTGGTGATCACTCCGCAGGCCCGCTATCTGGACCAGATCCAGCAGTGGCTGGAGCGCATCGACACCGCCGGTGGCAGTGCACGGTTGTTCTCCTACGAACTGCGCTACGTCAAGGCCAAGGACCTGGCCGAGCGCCTGGCCGAAGCCTTCGCCAACGAGAACAGCCGTGGCGGCCGCGGCAGCAGCGGCTCGCTCGCGCCGGGCGCCACCCAGATGGACCTGGGCGGCCGCGACAGCACCTCCAACACCACCGCCCTCAACACCGGGTCCGGCAGCGGCAGTGGCCGCGGCGGGCTGGGCGAAGGCACCATGAGCCTGCCGCAGCGGCAGAGCGGCAACGCCAGTTTCAGCCTGGAAGTGCAGGGCGACACCGTGGGCATCTCGGCGGTGGAAGAAACCAATACGCTGCTGGTGCGTTCCACCCCGCAGGCCTGGCGGTCGATCCGCGAGGTGATTGAAAAGCTGGACGTGATGCCGATGCAGGTGCACATCGAAGCGCAGGTGGCCGAAGTGTCGCTGACCGGCGACCTCAGCTACGGCGTCAACTGGTTCTTCGAACAGGCCGTGGCCACCGGCAAGACCGAAAGCGGCATCGACCTGCCCAGCGCGCTGGGGCGTTCGATCTGGGGCAGCATTTCCGGCGCGGTGGGCGATGGCGGGGTGGGCTGGACCTTCCTCGGCAAGAACGCGGCCGCGGTGGTGACGGCGCTGGACAAGGTCAGCAACCTGCGCCTGCTGCAGACCCCGTCGCTGTTCGTGCGCAACAACGCCGAAGCCACGCTCAACGTGGGCACCCAGATCCCGATCAACTCGGTGTCGGTCAATACCGGCACCGGGGGCGACAACACCTACAGCCAGGTCCAGTACCTGGACACCGGCGTGATCCTCAAGGTGCGCCCGCGCATCACCCGCGATGGCGTGGTGTTCCTGGACATCGTGCAGGAAGTCAGCTCGGCCGGTGCCATTCCAGCCGGCTGCGACCCGACCAAGACCACCTGCAACCCGCCGATCAACACGCGCAAGATTTCCACCGAAGCGGCCGTGCAGAGCGGGGACACCATCATGCTGGCGGGGTTGATCACCAACTCCGACGAAGATGGCTCCAACGGCGTCCCGGGTCTGAGCAAGATTCCGGTGCTGGGCGCCCTGTTCGGCAGGAAGACCCAGAACACCGGTCGTTCGGAAGTGATCGTGCTGCTGACCCCGACCATCGTCCGCAACGCGCAGGAATCGCGCAACCTCACCGACGAGTACAGCAACCGCTTCCGTGCCATGGAACCGTTCCCGAACCACCAGAAGCCGAACAACTGA
- a CDS encoding glycosyltransferase, which produces MGTIVLLPIGVDDTALDLCLGALDAGTPADTAVWLADDGQAGPRVQPVIEHWLAHTRLRAEYTRRARSIGEVAHLDEMLRACAGADVVVLAPDAIPAPCWLQQLDACFARDPSIGSATPWCNAGETAAWPRLGEIDPVPADLTAMAQACAGLPPMHPELPSAVTHAVLLRGNARRKAGGLDMHSYGSWNAALVDLSLRMAGLGWRNALCETAFVARAGEATAFEGDMDALGTRWPGWQPRLAAFLMADPLRSTRQTLQQLHRQAIMPRSQGDLFAPPPASLPEPPA; this is translated from the coding sequence ATGGGGACGATCGTGCTGCTGCCGATCGGGGTCGATGACACCGCCCTGGACCTGTGCCTGGGCGCACTGGACGCCGGCACGCCGGCCGACACCGCGGTATGGCTGGCCGACGACGGCCAGGCCGGCCCGCGCGTGCAGCCGGTGATCGAGCACTGGCTGGCCCACACCCGGCTGCGGGCCGAATACACCCGGCGCGCCCGCAGCATCGGCGAGGTGGCGCACCTGGATGAGATGTTGCGTGCCTGTGCGGGCGCCGACGTGGTGGTGCTGGCGCCCGATGCCATTCCTGCACCGTGCTGGCTGCAGCAGCTGGATGCCTGTTTCGCGCGCGATCCATCTATCGGCTCGGCCACGCCGTGGTGCAACGCCGGCGAAACCGCGGCCTGGCCACGGCTGGGCGAGATCGACCCGGTGCCGGCCGACCTCACCGCCATGGCCCAGGCCTGCGCCGGGTTGCCGCCAATGCATCCCGAACTGCCCTCGGCCGTCACCCACGCGGTGCTGCTGCGGGGCAATGCGCGGCGCAAGGCCGGTGGGCTGGACATGCACAGTTACGGCTCGTGGAATGCCGCGCTGGTCGACCTGAGCCTGCGCATGGCCGGGCTGGGCTGGCGCAATGCACTGTGCGAAACCGCCTTCGTGGCGCGTGCGGGCGAAGCCACGGCCTTCGAGGGCGACATGGATGCGCTGGGCACGCGCTGGCCGGGATGGCAGCCCCGCCTGGCTGCGTTCCTGATGGCCGACCCGCTGCGCAGCACCCGCCAAACGCTGCAGCAGCTGCACCGGCAGGCGATAATGCCGCGTTCGCAGGGCGACCTGTTTGCCCCGCCGCCTGCATCCCTTCCGGAGCCACCCGCTTGA